The Coffea arabica cultivar ET-39 chromosome 8e, Coffea Arabica ET-39 HiFi, whole genome shotgun sequence genome window below encodes:
- the LOC140013102 gene encoding uncharacterized protein, giving the protein MLLVFIYGYLYHPYATTIAVCCLPCMVLFPLANIVYFEWFFIFGQEDEENEVEEKEVNKGSDKQKLDGRKREIADALIKDKFATCDHVENPMLERTRSIHPEDGDNISGRKIQDQSCSNDEIFGDEVQEKHDEEESKEMETDRNSNIDPVDGSLPGVEEVSQSEEKQGNDESWLQAHGLELAELIEERDAAVEKYGEMMDECEKNWARKLENEQNKYIYRIVKNGRNKKRISLTKFPVHHQKLKSTKFRPPKMKRKCCKLEVEKYELITKLNATNATSQNA; this is encoded by the coding sequence ATGTTGCTTGTTTTCATCTATGGATATCTATACCATCCATATGCTACAACAATAGCCGTGTGTTGTTTGCCCTGCatggttttatttcctttagcAAACATCGTGTATTTCGAGTGGTTTTTCATCTTTggccaagaagatgaagaaaatgaagtgGAAGAAAAAGAGGTTAACAAAGGGAGTGACAAGCAAAAATTGGATGGGAGGAAAAGAGAAATAGCTGATGCATTGATCAAAGACAAATTTGCTACTTGTGATCATGTAGAGAACCCAATGTTGGAAAGAACCAGAAGTATACATCCTGAGGATGGTGACAACATTAGTGGGAGAAAGATCCAGGATCAATCGTGCTCGAATGATGAAATTTTTGGAGATGAAGTGCAAGAAAAGCATGATGAAGAAGAGTCAAAGGAAATGGAGACAGACAGAAACAGCAATATTGATCCTGTGGACGGAAGTTTACCTGGTGTAGAGGAAGTGTCACAATCAGAAGAGAAACAAGGCAACGATGAATCTTGGCTGCAGGCTCACGGGCTAGAACTAGCAGAATTGATTGAGGAAAGAGATGCAGCTGTAGAAAAATATGGGGAAATGATGGACGAATGCGAGAAAAATTGGGCAAGAAAGCTTGAAAATGAacaaaacaaatatatatataggattGTGAAAAATGGAAGGAACAAGAAAAGGATCTCCTTGACAAAGTTTCCAGTGCATCATCAGAAGCTCAAGTCTACAAAGTTCAGGCCAccgaaaatgaagagaaaatgtTGTAAATTGGAGGTAGAAAAATATGAGCTGATTACAAAGCTTAATGCAACAAATGCAACATCCCAGAACGCCTAA
- the LOC140013093 gene encoding serine/threonine-protein kinase SAPK3-like has protein sequence MEERYEPLKDLGAGNFGVARLVKDKKTKELLAVKYIERGKKIDENVQREIINHRSLRHPNIIRFKEVVLTPTHLAIVMEYAAGGELFAKICSAGRFSEDEARFFFQQLISGVSYCHSMEICHRDLKLENTLLDGSPTPRLKICDFGYSKSGLLHSQPKSAVGTPAYIAPEVLSRKEYDGKIADVWSCGVTLYVMLVGAYPFEDPDDPRNFRKSIARIMSAQHSIPDYVRVSADCRQLLSRIFVTNPSKRITIPEIKQHPWFLKNLPKELIEVEKAKNKEPDPHQQLQRVEEIMRIVQEAKIPGEGTKSAAQTTAGSIDPDDLESEIDNSGDFGVRV, from the exons ATGGAGGAAAGGTATGAGCCATTGAAGGATCTCGGTGCGGGGAATTTTGGTGTGGCAAGGCTGGTCAAGGATAAGAAGACAAAAGAGCTTCTTGCTGTCAAATACATTGAAAGAGGGAAGAAG ATTGATGAGAATGTGCAAAGAGAAATCATCAACCACAGGTCGTTGAGGCATCCTAACATTATTAGATTTAAAGAG GTCGTGCTAACTCCGACACATTTAGCTATTGTGATGGAATATGCTGCTGGTGGAGAGCTCTTTGCAAAAATTTGCAGTGCTGGTAGATTCAGTGAAGATGAG GCTCGCTTTTTCTTCCAGCAGCTAATATCTGGTGTTAGCTACTGTCATTCGATG GAAATCTGTCACAGggacttgaagctggaaaacaCACTTCTGGATGGGAGTCCAACACCACGTCTTAAAATATGCGATTTTGGTTATTCTAAG TCCGGTTTGTTGCACTCACAACCCAAATCAGCAGTTGGAACACCAGCATATATTGCACCTGAGGTCCTGTCAAGAAAGGAATATGATGGGAAG ATTGCAGATGTATGGTCCTGTGGTGTGACATTGTACGTGATGTTGGTGGGAGCTTATCCTTTTGAGGATCCTGATGACCCAAGAAATTTCCGGAAAAGCATTGCG CGAATAATGAGTGCTCAGCACTCAATACCTGATTATGTGCGAGTATCTGCCGATTGCAGGCAACTCCTTTCACGCATATTTGTTACTAATCCATCAAAG AGGATTACCATTCCAGAAATAAAACAGCATCCTTGGTTTTTAAAGAATTTGCCAAAGGAGCTGATAGAGGTGGAGAAAGCAAAGAACAAGGAACCTGACCCTCACCAACAACTTCAAAGGGTGGAAGAAATAATGCGGATCGTACAAGAGGCAAAAATCCCAGGTGAAGGAACCAAATCAGCAGCACAAACCACTGCTGGTTCAATAGATCCTGATGACTTGGAATCTGAAATTGACAACAGCGGTGATTTTGGCGTTCGAGTCTGA